Proteins from a single region of Diaphorobacter limosus:
- a CDS encoding ABC transporter substrate-binding protein, with protein sequence MFIKHHCALAIATLLCTAVQAQGNQPVRIGLIVDQSSVYSAATGKGSITGAQMAIEEHGGKVLGRPIELLNFDHQSKADSAASKAREWYDNGIDAIHEASGSAAALAVLTVAKEKNKVLVMSGPASDRITGDMCAPTVAHWAYNSYALANTVGKAAAERFGKNWFFIAADYSGGQDVVKATTQAIATVGGKVIGEAKHPLNASDFSSAVVQAQSTKADVIGLANFGNDLVNSIKAAREFGIKPDGKQKLASLLMYITDVHSLGLKTAQGMLLSEAFYWDMNDETRAFAKKFFSKMNAMPNMSQMGVYSSVKHYLKAMEAAGSTDSNAVMTKMQEMPINDVFVKNGKLRSDGMMVHDMYLFQVKSPAESKYAWDYYKVLGSVPADKAFIPLSESACPLVKKN encoded by the coding sequence ATGTTTATCAAACACCATTGCGCACTGGCCATTGCAACACTGCTGTGCACGGCCGTACAGGCCCAAGGCAATCAACCCGTGCGCATCGGCCTGATCGTCGATCAGTCCAGCGTCTACTCCGCCGCGACGGGCAAGGGCAGCATCACCGGTGCCCAGATGGCGATCGAAGAACATGGTGGCAAGGTGCTCGGGCGCCCCATTGAGCTACTGAACTTCGATCACCAAAGCAAGGCCGACTCCGCCGCATCGAAAGCCAGGGAGTGGTATGACAACGGCATCGATGCCATCCACGAGGCGAGCGGCTCTGCCGCGGCACTGGCGGTGCTGACCGTAGCCAAAGAAAAGAACAAGGTGCTGGTGATGAGCGGCCCAGCCAGCGACCGCATCACGGGTGACATGTGCGCACCCACCGTCGCGCATTGGGCCTACAACTCCTATGCGCTGGCGAACACCGTTGGCAAGGCGGCGGCCGAGCGTTTTGGCAAGAACTGGTTCTTTATTGCCGCCGATTACTCTGGCGGCCAGGATGTGGTCAAGGCCACGACCCAGGCCATCGCCACCGTCGGCGGCAAGGTCATAGGCGAGGCCAAACACCCGCTGAACGCATCCGATTTTTCCTCAGCCGTAGTGCAGGCGCAGTCCACTAAAGCCGACGTCATTGGTTTGGCCAATTTCGGCAATGATCTAGTGAACTCCATCAAGGCAGCGCGCGAGTTCGGCATCAAACCCGACGGCAAACAAAAACTGGCCAGCCTGCTGATGTACATCACCGATGTGCACTCGCTGGGCCTCAAGACCGCGCAAGGCATGCTGCTGTCAGAAGCGTTCTACTGGGACATGAACGATGAGACCAGGGCGTTTGCCAAGAAATTCTTTTCCAAGATGAACGCCATGCCCAACATGAGCCAGATGGGGGTGTATTCCTCGGTCAAGCATTACCTCAAAGCCATGGAGGCTGCCGGCTCCACTGACTCCAACGCGGTGATGACCAAGATGCAAGAAATGCCGATCAATGACGTTTTCGTCAAGAACGGAAAACTGCGCTCCGATGGAATGATGGTGCATGACATGTATCTCTTCCAGGTCAAGTCTCCAGCGGAGTCCAAGTATGCATGGGATTACTACAAGGTTCTGGGCTCGGTACCTGCCGACAAGGCCTTCATTCCATTGAGTGAATCTGCCTGTCCGTTGGTGAAAAAAAACTGA
- a CDS encoding tripartite tricarboxylate transporter substrate binding protein, with protein sequence MQPSKLKHTATLACISALAVPAFAAEDYPKSPITLVVGYGAGGSTDVCNRVLALDVGKQLGQPVVVDNKPGAGSSLSISFIIRQRPDGYSIASLSTGAVLNQVLSPNIKYDVTKDLTPIAMVAQYQVGVLVRADSPYKTMADLIGASQSAKKQLTYSTAGIGTPQHLTAERLAQKIAAQWVHAPYKSGPEAITALIRGDVDFMAQTAEWVPYVRDGRLRLLSVFTDERIKGFDAPTLKELGYDLVAPSILGIAGPAKMDAAIVKKLQDAFHKASQTAEFQSCADQFGLKPDFKDASTFGVFLKDTLSSWTPLLKQFANKE encoded by the coding sequence ATGCAGCCTTCTAAACTCAAACACACAGCCACCCTGGCGTGCATCTCTGCCTTGGCGGTACCGGCTTTCGCGGCCGAGGACTACCCCAAGAGCCCCATCACACTCGTCGTAGGTTACGGTGCCGGTGGCAGCACAGACGTCTGCAATCGTGTGTTAGCGCTGGACGTTGGCAAGCAGTTGGGCCAGCCTGTGGTGGTTGATAACAAACCAGGAGCTGGCTCCTCCCTGTCGATCAGCTTCATCATTCGACAGCGACCAGACGGCTACAGCATCGCATCACTATCCACGGGCGCCGTACTCAACCAGGTGCTTTCGCCGAATATCAAGTACGACGTCACGAAAGACCTCACCCCCATCGCCATGGTCGCCCAATATCAGGTGGGTGTCTTGGTTCGCGCAGATTCACCATATAAAACTATGGCCGACCTGATCGGCGCGTCCCAAAGTGCCAAGAAGCAACTGACCTACAGCACGGCAGGTATAGGAACACCGCAACATCTGACAGCAGAGCGGCTCGCGCAAAAGATCGCTGCGCAATGGGTGCATGCACCGTATAAGAGCGGCCCGGAAGCGATTACCGCGCTCATACGCGGCGACGTCGATTTCATGGCACAGACCGCTGAATGGGTGCCATATGTGCGCGACGGGCGCCTGCGCCTGCTGTCTGTGTTTACCGACGAACGCATCAAGGGCTTTGATGCGCCGACCCTCAAAGAATTGGGTTACGACCTTGTTGCTCCCAGCATCCTGGGTATCGCTGGCCCGGCGAAGATGGATGCCGCCATCGTCAAGAAATTGCAAGACGCGTTTCACAAGGCGAGCCAGACGGCTGAATTTCAAAGCTGTGCCGACCAGTTCGGCCTGAAGCCCGACTTCAAGGACGCCTCGACCTTTGGAGTCTTCTTGAAAGACACCCTAAGCAGTTGGACACCACTGCTCAAACAATTTGCCAACAAGGAATGA
- a CDS encoding acyl-CoA dehydrogenase family protein — translation MSAQHPHSSTWLEWPFFDDSHRQLAVELDTWCQQHLQHIDEANLHTACRDLVFALGQGGWLRYSVIAGDKGQFGGQAAELDSRSLCIIRETLARHHALADFAFAMQGLGSGSISLAGNDGQKAAYLPAVAKGAKIGAFALSEPDAGSDVAALSCKAEADGDNYVLNGRKTWVSNGGLADFYCVFARTDANAGSRGISAFIVEADTPGLKVEETINVMSPHPLATLLFENCRVPQSCMLGAPNQGFKLAMRSLDIFRSSVAAAAIGFARQALQEGLQHATQRKMFGQTLADFQLTQAAFGDMATAIDQSALLTYRAAWVRDVQKRPATAETAMAKMAATESAQQVIDRTLQMFGGKGVTVGNPLERLYRDIRSLRIYEGATEVQKLIISRELLKAFAPQPKA, via the coding sequence ATGAGCGCTCAACACCCCCACAGCTCAACCTGGCTGGAGTGGCCATTTTTCGACGATAGTCACCGCCAACTCGCCGTGGAACTGGACACCTGGTGCCAGCAACACTTGCAGCACATTGACGAAGCCAATCTGCACACTGCATGCCGTGATTTGGTCTTCGCACTCGGACAAGGTGGCTGGCTGCGGTACAGCGTCATTGCGGGCGACAAAGGTCAATTTGGCGGCCAGGCTGCCGAACTAGACTCCCGCAGCCTGTGCATCATCCGGGAAACCCTGGCGCGTCACCATGCCCTGGCGGACTTCGCGTTCGCCATGCAAGGGCTGGGCAGTGGATCCATCTCCCTGGCTGGCAATGACGGGCAAAAGGCAGCCTACCTACCCGCAGTTGCCAAGGGCGCGAAAATCGGCGCCTTCGCGTTGTCTGAACCCGACGCCGGATCGGACGTGGCGGCACTGTCGTGCAAGGCCGAGGCCGATGGCGACAACTATGTCCTAAATGGCCGCAAGACCTGGGTTTCCAACGGGGGGCTTGCGGATTTTTACTGCGTGTTTGCGCGCACCGATGCCAATGCAGGTTCACGCGGCATTTCTGCCTTCATAGTAGAGGCTGACACACCGGGACTTAAGGTAGAGGAAACGATCAACGTCATGTCACCCCATCCACTGGCCACGCTTCTATTCGAGAACTGCAGAGTTCCACAGAGTTGCATGCTGGGCGCCCCAAACCAGGGATTCAAGCTGGCCATGCGATCGCTGGATATTTTCCGATCCTCGGTCGCAGCCGCAGCCATTGGTTTTGCACGCCAGGCCTTGCAGGAGGGCTTGCAACACGCCACGCAGCGCAAGATGTTTGGCCAGACGCTAGCCGACTTCCAACTCACCCAGGCGGCGTTCGGAGACATGGCCACCGCCATAGACCAAAGCGCTTTACTCACCTACCGAGCAGCCTGGGTGCGGGATGTGCAAAAGCGTCCCGCCACCGCAGAGACGGCAATGGCCAAGATGGCGGCCACTGAATCTGCTCAACAGGTGATAGACCGCACACTGCAAATGTTCGGTGGCAAGGGCGTGACAGTAGGCAACCCGCTGGAGCGGCTGTATAGAGACATACGCTCACTGCGGATCTATGAAGGCGCGACGGAAGTGCAAAAGCTCATCATCAGCCGGGAGTTGTTGAAAGCCTTTGCACCCCAGCCCAAGGCCTGA
- the ftsZ gene encoding cell division protein FtsZ, with amino-acid sequence MTIEMIESEEFNQGTQIKVIGVGGGGGNAVQHMISRNVQGVEFISANTDAQALTRSTAHRTIQLGTNGLGAGSKPEKAREAAEAAEEDIRQAIAGAHMLFITAGMGGGTGTGAAPVIAKVAKEMGILTVGVVTKPFDWEGGRRMKNADEGLAELEANVDSLIVVLNEKLLDVLGDDITQDEAFAHANDVLKNAVGGIAEIINEYGQVNVDFEDVRTVMGEPGKAMMGTATANGPDRARIAAEQAVACPLLEGIDLSGAKGVLVLVTASKGSLKLSESRLAMNTINAYASPDAHVIFGAAYDDSLGDDIRVTVVATGLSRANARRQTMQVVQGSLRTGTDNVAYQMPMAGAALGVPGGVLGGAAVQAEYGNMQVPSVWRTNRTAATARVDALSSGGMDELEIPAFLRKQAD; translated from the coding sequence ATGACCATCGAAATGATCGAGTCCGAAGAGTTCAACCAGGGCACGCAGATCAAGGTGATCGGTGTCGGCGGCGGCGGCGGCAACGCCGTGCAGCACATGATCTCGCGCAACGTGCAGGGCGTGGAGTTCATCAGCGCCAACACGGATGCACAGGCGCTGACGCGCAGCACCGCGCACCGCACCATCCAGCTGGGCACCAACGGCCTGGGCGCGGGCAGCAAGCCCGAGAAGGCACGCGAGGCCGCCGAGGCCGCCGAGGAAGATATCCGCCAGGCGATTGCCGGCGCGCACATGCTGTTCATCACCGCCGGCATGGGCGGCGGAACCGGCACGGGCGCGGCGCCGGTGATCGCCAAGGTGGCCAAGGAGATGGGCATTCTCACCGTCGGCGTGGTCACCAAGCCCTTCGACTGGGAGGGTGGCCGCCGCATGAAGAATGCCGACGAAGGCCTGGCCGAACTGGAGGCGAACGTCGATTCGCTGATCGTGGTGCTGAACGAAAAGCTGCTCGACGTGCTGGGCGACGACATCACCCAGGACGAGGCCTTTGCCCACGCCAACGATGTGCTGAAGAACGCCGTCGGCGGCATCGCCGAAATCATCAACGAGTACGGCCAGGTCAACGTGGACTTTGAAGACGTGCGCACCGTGATGGGTGAGCCCGGCAAGGCCATGATGGGCACGGCCACCGCCAACGGCCCGGATCGCGCCCGCATCGCCGCCGAGCAGGCCGTGGCCTGCCCGCTGCTGGAGGGCATAGACCTGTCTGGCGCCAAGGGCGTGCTGGTGCTGGTGACGGCCAGCAAGGGCAGCCTGAAGCTGTCCGAATCGCGCCTGGCGATGAACACCATCAACGCCTACGCCTCGCCCGATGCGCATGTCATCTTCGGCGCCGCGTATGACGACAGCCTGGGCGACGATATCCGCGTCACCGTGGTCGCCACCGGCCTGTCGCGCGCCAACGCGCGCCGCCAGACCATGCAGGTGGTGCAGGGCTCCTTGCGCACCGGCACCGACAACGTGGCCTACCAGATGCCCATGGCCGGCGCCGCCCTGGGCGTGCCCGGCGGCGTGCTCGGCGGCGCAGCGGTCCAGGCCGAATACGGCAACATGCAGGTGCCTAGCGTCTGGCGCACCAACCGCACGGCTGCCACGGCGCGCGTGGATGCGCTGTCCTCGGGCGGCATGGACGAGCTGGAGATCCCGGCTTTTCTGCGCAAGCAGGCGGATTGA
- the ftsA gene encoding cell division protein FtsA, giving the protein MAREYKDVVVGLDIGTAKVMAVVAEVLPGGELKLAGLGVAPSNGLKRGVVVNIDATVQSIQQALKEAELMADCKIQRVYTGITGSHIRGLNSSGMVAVKDKEVTPADVARVVETAKAINISSDQRLLLVEPQEFIIDGQDVREPIGMSGMRLEAKIHIVTGAQSAAENIIKCVRRCGLEVEQLMLNPLASSQAVLTDDERELGVAVVDIGAGTTDVAIFTGGAIRHTAVLPIAGDLITSDIAMALRTPTKDAEDIKVESGFAKQLLADPEAQVEVPGLGDRSPRMLSKQALAGVIEPRVEEIFSLVQQVIRESGYEEVLSSGIVLTGGSCVMPGMVELGEDIFLKPVRRGLPKYSSSLADMIAQPRAATVMGLLEEARLARLRGFKVAAKSGSVKTAFGRFKDFIVGNF; this is encoded by the coding sequence ATGGCAAGAGAGTACAAAGACGTGGTCGTGGGGCTGGACATCGGCACCGCCAAGGTCATGGCCGTGGTGGCCGAGGTGTTGCCCGGTGGCGAGCTCAAGCTCGCCGGTCTTGGTGTGGCGCCTTCCAATGGCTTGAAGCGCGGCGTGGTGGTGAACATCGACGCCACGGTGCAGAGCATCCAGCAGGCGCTGAAGGAGGCCGAGCTGATGGCCGACTGCAAGATCCAGCGCGTCTACACCGGCATCACCGGCAGCCATATCCGCGGGCTCAACTCCAGCGGCATGGTGGCGGTGAAGGACAAGGAGGTCACGCCGGCCGACGTGGCGCGCGTGGTCGAGACGGCCAAGGCCATCAACATCTCCAGCGACCAGCGCCTGCTGCTGGTCGAGCCGCAGGAGTTCATCATCGACGGCCAGGACGTGCGCGAGCCCATCGGCATGAGCGGCATGCGCCTGGAGGCCAAGATCCACATCGTCACCGGCGCGCAGAGCGCGGCCGAGAACATCATCAAATGCGTGCGCCGCTGCGGCCTGGAGGTCGAGCAGCTGATGCTCAACCCCCTGGCCAGCAGCCAGGCCGTGCTGACCGATGATGAACGCGAGCTGGGCGTGGCCGTGGTCGATATCGGCGCCGGCACCACCGACGTGGCCATCTTCACCGGCGGCGCCATTCGCCACACGGCCGTGCTGCCGATTGCTGGCGACCTGATCACCAGCGACATCGCCATGGCGCTGCGCACACCGACCAAGGACGCCGAGGACATCAAGGTGGAGAGCGGCTTTGCCAAGCAGCTGCTGGCCGACCCCGAGGCCCAGGTGGAGGTGCCGGGCCTGGGCGACCGCAGCCCGCGCATGCTCAGCAAGCAGGCGCTGGCCGGCGTCATCGAGCCGCGCGTGGAGGAGATTTTCTCGCTGGTGCAGCAGGTGATACGCGAGTCGGGCTACGAGGAAGTGCTGTCGTCGGGCATCGTGCTCACCGGCGGCAGCTGCGTCATGCCCGGCATGGTGGAGCTGGGCGAGGACATCTTTTTGAAGCCCGTGCGCCGCGGCCTGCCGAAGTATTCCAGCTCGCTGGCCGACATGATTGCCCAGCCGCGCGCGGCCACCGTCATGGGCCTGTTGGAAGAAGCGCGCCTGGCGCGCCTGCGCGGCTTCAAGGTGGCGGCCAAGAGCGGCTCGGTGAAGACGGCGTTTGGCCGCTTCAAGGACTTCATCGTGGGGAACTTCTGA
- a CDS encoding cell division protein FtsQ/DivIB has protein sequence MNATLPVPLDVKLMNMTATVMFLGCAAGVLAAGGAWLLRQPAFSIAHIAVEGDVAHTSAMSLRANVAPQLKGNFFTVDLEAARRAFEQVPWVQSAQVRREFPSGLRVHLQEHDVAAYWGAEGSATLVNSQGQVFEADADEVEEDGLPRLLAATPERAAEMLDMARRLAPLLAPLGAGLETLELTGNSGWRVLLASGAVLQLGGGKPDEVLERVRRLAGTLAGVAQQQGRGVEALEYADLRHDGGYALRLRGVTTVANEAQRVAAQRAAERAAAAAARAAQAAQRAEAKARAAAKNN, from the coding sequence ATGAACGCCACGCTGCCCGTACCGCTGGACGTCAAGCTCATGAACATGACCGCCACGGTCATGTTCCTGGGCTGCGCCGCCGGCGTGCTGGCGGCGGGCGGGGCCTGGCTGCTGCGCCAGCCAGCGTTTTCCATAGCGCATATCGCCGTCGAGGGCGATGTGGCGCACACCAGCGCCATGAGCCTGCGCGCCAACGTGGCGCCGCAACTCAAGGGCAACTTCTTCACCGTCGATCTGGAGGCTGCGCGCCGCGCCTTCGAGCAGGTGCCCTGGGTGCAAAGCGCCCAGGTGCGGCGCGAATTCCCCAGCGGCCTGCGCGTGCATCTGCAGGAGCATGACGTGGCCGCCTACTGGGGCGCCGAGGGCAGCGCCACGCTGGTCAACAGCCAGGGCCAGGTCTTCGAGGCCGATGCCGACGAGGTGGAAGAGGACGGCCTGCCGCGCCTGCTGGCAGCGACGCCCGAGCGCGCGGCCGAAATGCTGGACATGGCGCGGCGCCTGGCGCCGCTGCTGGCGCCGCTGGGAGCCGGCCTGGAGACGCTGGAGCTCACCGGCAACAGCGGCTGGCGCGTGCTGCTGGCCAGCGGCGCCGTGCTGCAGCTGGGCGGCGGCAAGCCCGATGAGGTGCTGGAGCGCGTGCGTCGCCTGGCCGGCACGCTGGCCGGCGTGGCGCAGCAGCAGGGGCGCGGTGTGGAGGCTCTGGAATACGCCGACCTGCGCCACGACGGTGGTTACGCGCTGCGCCTGCGCGGCGTGACCACGGTGGCCAACGAGGCGCAGCGTGTTGCCGCGCAGCGCGCGGCCGAGCGTGCGGCGGCAGCGGCGGCGCGTGCCGCGCAAGCGGCGCAGCGGGCAGAGGCCAAGGCGCGTGCGGCGGCAAAGAACAACTGA
- a CDS encoding D-alanine--D-alanine ligase, whose protein sequence is MSQKNLEINPPALGKVAVLMGGTSAEREVSLMSGGGVLQALRARGVDAHAFDPAHADLSELKTHGYNRCFIALHGRHGEDGTVQGALELLGIPYTGPGVMASAIAMDKIMTKRIWRFEGLPTPDWRLVASSAETAQAFAELGAPMIVKPSREGSTIGLTKVTSLGQCEQAYLLAAQHDPEVLCEQFIDGDETTCPVLGQGDAARALPVIRIVAPDGNYDYQNKYFTDVTQYHCPSGLSEAEEREIQRIVVQAYRTLGCRGWARADIMIRKGDRKPFLLEINTSPGMTGHSLVPMSAKASGISYPDLCLRILASASLDALQGRAGAPGAQEHA, encoded by the coding sequence ATGAGCCAAAAAAACTTGGAGATCAACCCGCCCGCGCTGGGCAAGGTCGCGGTGCTCATGGGCGGCACCTCGGCCGAGCGCGAGGTCTCGCTGATGTCCGGCGGTGGCGTGCTGCAGGCGCTGCGCGCGCGCGGTGTCGATGCCCATGCCTTCGATCCGGCGCATGCCGACCTGTCCGAGCTGAAAACCCACGGCTACAACCGCTGCTTCATCGCCCTGCATGGCCGCCACGGCGAGGACGGCACGGTGCAGGGCGCGCTGGAGCTCCTGGGCATTCCCTACACCGGCCCCGGCGTCATGGCCTCGGCCATTGCCATGGACAAGATCATGACCAAGCGCATCTGGCGCTTCGAGGGTCTGCCCACGCCCGACTGGCGCCTGGTGGCCAGCAGTGCCGAGACGGCACAGGCCTTTGCCGAGCTGGGTGCGCCCATGATCGTCAAGCCCTCGCGCGAGGGCTCGACCATTGGCCTGACCAAGGTCACGTCCCTCGGCCAGTGCGAGCAGGCCTATCTGCTGGCCGCCCAGCATGACCCCGAGGTGCTGTGCGAGCAGTTCATAGACGGCGACGAAACCACCTGCCCGGTGCTGGGCCAGGGCGACGCCGCGCGCGCGCTGCCGGTGATCCGCATCGTGGCCCCCGATGGCAACTACGACTACCAGAACAAGTACTTCACCGACGTCACGCAATACCACTGCCCCAGCGGATTGAGCGAGGCCGAGGAGCGCGAGATCCAGCGCATCGTGGTGCAGGCCTACCGCACTCTGGGTTGCCGTGGCTGGGCGCGCGCCGACATCATGATCCGCAAGGGCGACCGCAAGCCCTTCCTGCTGGAGATCAACACCTCGCCCGGCATGACCGGCCATTCGCTGGTGCCCATGTCGGCCAAGGCCAGCGGCATCAGCTATCCCGACCTGTGCCTGCGCATTCTGGCCAGCGCCTCGCTGGATGCGCTGCAGGGCCGTGCTGGCGCGCCGGGAGCCCAGGAGCACGCATGA
- the murC gene encoding UDP-N-acetylmuramate--L-alanine ligase has product MKHAIHHIHFVGIGGSGMCGIAEVLHNLGYKVSGSDLADSATLARLRTLGVATHVGHAAAHIAGADAVVTSTAVQQDNPEVLAARERKIPIVPRAVMLAELMRLRRGIAIAGAHGKTTTTSLVASVLAEGGLDPTFVIGGRLNSAGTNAKLGGGEYIVVEADESDASFLNLLPVMAVVTNIDADHMETYGHDFGRLKQAFVDFLHRMPFYGTAILCVDNPAIRDILPRVTCPVTSYGLAEDAEVRAVDVRAVGTQMQFTVLRRNGVTLPDLQVELNLPGEHNVLNALATIAVATELNVPDEAVLRALAGFTGVGRRFQSHGEQRTQDGGRFTLIEDYGHHPVEMAATMAAARGAYPGRRLVLAFQPHRYSRTRDCFEDFVKVLGGADAVLLTEVYAAGEAPIVAADGRALARALRVAGSVEPVFIDDIADLPQRIASAARDGDVVLCMGAGSIGGVPAKIVELLQKSELSAQEGRAQ; this is encoded by the coding sequence ATGAAACACGCCATTCATCACATCCACTTCGTCGGCATCGGCGGCTCGGGCATGTGCGGCATTGCCGAGGTGCTGCACAACCTGGGCTACAAGGTGTCGGGCTCGGATCTGGCCGACAGCGCCACGCTGGCGCGCCTGCGCACGCTGGGCGTGGCCACCCATGTGGGCCACGCGGCCGCGCATATCGCGGGCGCGGACGCCGTGGTTACCTCCACGGCGGTGCAGCAGGACAACCCCGAGGTGCTGGCCGCGCGCGAGCGCAAGATCCCCATCGTGCCGCGCGCCGTGATGCTGGCCGAGCTGATGCGCCTGCGCCGCGGCATCGCCATTGCCGGCGCCCATGGCAAGACCACCACCACCAGCCTGGTGGCCAGCGTGCTGGCCGAGGGCGGGCTCGATCCCACCTTCGTCATCGGCGGGCGCCTGAACAGCGCCGGCACGAATGCCAAGCTGGGCGGGGGCGAGTACATCGTGGTCGAGGCGGATGAATCCGACGCCTCGTTCCTGAACCTGCTGCCGGTGATGGCGGTCGTCACCAACATCGATGCCGACCATATGGAGACCTATGGCCATGACTTTGGCCGGCTCAAGCAGGCCTTCGTGGACTTTCTTCACCGCATGCCGTTCTACGGCACGGCCATCCTGTGCGTGGACAACCCGGCCATACGCGACATCCTGCCGCGCGTGACCTGTCCGGTGACCAGCTACGGCCTGGCCGAGGATGCCGAGGTGCGCGCCGTCGACGTGCGCGCCGTGGGCACGCAGATGCAATTCACCGTGCTGCGGCGCAACGGCGTCACGCTGCCCGACCTGCAGGTAGAGCTGAACCTGCCCGGCGAGCACAACGTGCTCAACGCCCTGGCGACGATCGCCGTGGCCACCGAACTCAACGTGCCCGACGAGGCCGTGCTGCGCGCCCTGGCCGGCTTCACCGGCGTGGGCCGGCGCTTTCAAAGCCATGGCGAGCAGCGCACCCAGGACGGCGGGCGCTTCACCCTCATCGAGGACTATGGCCACCATCCCGTGGAGATGGCCGCCACCATGGCCGCCGCGCGCGGCGCCTACCCGGGCCGGCGCCTGGTGCTGGCCTTCCAGCCGCACCGCTACAGCCGCACGCGCGACTGCTTCGAGGACTTCGTCAAGGTGCTGGGTGGCGCCGACGCCGTGCTGCTGACCGAGGTCTATGCCGCCGGCGAGGCGCCCATCGTCGCCGCCGACGGCCGCGCCCTGGCGCGCGCGCTGCGCGTGGCCGGCAGCGTGGAGCCGGTGTTCATCGACGACATCGCCGATCTGCCCCAGCGCATCGCCAGCGCCGCCAGGGATGGCGACGTGGTGCTGTGCATGGGCGCGGGCTCGATCGGCGGCGTACCCGCGAAGATCGTTGAATTACTACAAAAAAGCGAGCTGTCAGCGCAGGAAGGACGGGCGCAATGA
- the murG gene encoding undecaprenyldiphospho-muramoylpentapeptide beta-N-acetylglucosaminyltransferase → MSSPKTALIMAGGTGGHIFPGLAVAEELTARGWRVHWLGTPGSMESRIVPQHGLPLETIDFSGVRGKGVITLALLPLNLLRAFWQALAVVRRVRPDVVIGMGGYVTFPGGVMAVAAGKPLLLHEQNSVAGMANRVLASMADRIFTAFPGVFKKGHWVGNPLRAAFTRQAGPAERFAGRTGPLKLLVVGGSLGARALNDIVPQALALLPEAQRPQVIHQSGQGVNGGQIEQLRANYQAAGVQAELTPFIDDTAAAFAEADVIVCRAGASTVTEIAAVGAAAVFVPFPHAVDDHQSTNARFLVDAGGGWLVQQADLTPRGLADMLLNMERSALLERALKAKNMQKTQATREVVSACEELA, encoded by the coding sequence GCACGGGGCTGGCGCGTGCACTGGCTGGGTACGCCCGGCAGCATGGAATCGCGCATCGTGCCGCAGCATGGCCTGCCGCTGGAGACCATCGACTTTTCCGGCGTGCGCGGCAAGGGCGTGATCACGCTGGCACTGCTGCCGCTGAATTTGCTGCGCGCCTTCTGGCAGGCGCTGGCCGTGGTGCGGCGCGTGCGGCCCGATGTCGTCATCGGCATGGGCGGCTATGTCACCTTCCCCGGCGGCGTGATGGCCGTGGCGGCGGGCAAACCGCTGCTGCTGCACGAGCAGAACTCGGTGGCCGGCATGGCCAACCGGGTGCTGGCCAGCATGGCGGATCGCATCTTCACGGCCTTCCCCGGCGTGTTCAAAAAAGGCCACTGGGTGGGCAACCCGCTGCGCGCGGCCTTCACGCGGCAGGCCGGCCCGGCCGAGCGCTTTGCCGGCCGCACCGGGCCACTCAAACTGCTGGTGGTGGGCGGCAGCCTGGGCGCGCGCGCGCTCAACGACATCGTGCCCCAGGCGCTGGCGCTGCTGCCCGAGGCGCAGCGCCCCCAGGTCATACACCAGAGCGGCCAAGGTGTGAATGGAGGGCAGATCGAGCAGCTGCGCGCCAATTACCAGGCCGCCGGCGTGCAGGCCGAGCTGACGCCCTTCATCGACGACACGGCCGCGGCGTTCGCCGAGGCCGACGTCATCGTCTGCCGCGCCGGCGCCAGCACCGTCACCGAGATCGCGGCCGTGGGCGCGGCCGCGGTGTTCGTGCCGTTTCCGCATGCGGTGGACGACCACCAGAGCACGAACGCCCGCTTTCTCGTCGATGCGGGCGGCGGCTGGCTGGTGCAGCAGGCCGACCTGACGCCGCGCGGCTTGGCTGATATGCTATTAAATATGGAGCGTTCCGCGCTTTTGGAGCGGGCGCTGAAGGCAAAAAACATGCAAAAAACCCAGGCCACCCGCGAGGTGGTGTCCGCCTGCGAGGAGTTGGCATGA